The following are encoded together in the Luoshenia tenuis genome:
- a CDS encoding S41 family peptidase: MYSKQSVVRLAIVLILATAILSVGGTVLVSSILQLSGEQVAVSADEYASIERFARLDDVYQRIMKNYYETPDGEKLINGAIKGMVEGLDDPYSRYYTPEEYTESQQDAEGLYYGIGVVVSMDKDTHQLNIIKVYSDTPAQEVDLRKGDVITSVDGADLSGMELSQITALIKGEELSQVKLTILRDGQTLEKTLTRRQVTVDRVEWHMMADNIGYIQISEFRGNALEKMEAAIAEMKDKGAKGIVLDLRDNPGGMMDIVVPIADMLLPEGLIVYTEDVNGNRREEKSDAEMLGLPLTVLINGNSASASEILAGAIQDYGAGTLIGTTTYGKGIVQSIMPYKEDGAALQITTSRYFTPNGRNIHGEGIAPDITVEMPEELLKNPQDLTEENDPQLQKALEVLKSEIK, translated from the coding sequence ATGTATTCAAAACAATCGGTCGTGCGATTGGCGATCGTGCTGATCCTCGCCACGGCCATATTATCGGTGGGTGGGACGGTACTGGTCAGCAGTATTTTGCAGTTATCCGGCGAACAGGTGGCAGTCAGCGCGGACGAGTACGCCTCGATCGAGCGATTTGCGCGCCTGGACGATGTGTACCAGCGCATTATGAAGAATTACTATGAAACGCCGGACGGCGAAAAGTTGATCAACGGAGCCATCAAAGGAATGGTGGAAGGACTGGACGACCCTTATTCGCGCTACTATACGCCTGAGGAATACACGGAGAGCCAACAGGATGCAGAAGGGCTGTACTATGGCATAGGCGTGGTGGTATCTATGGATAAGGATACGCATCAGCTCAACATCATTAAAGTCTATTCTGATACGCCTGCCCAGGAGGTAGACCTGCGAAAAGGCGATGTGATCACCTCCGTAGATGGGGCGGACTTGAGCGGAATGGAGCTAAGCCAGATCACCGCGCTTATTAAGGGCGAGGAGTTATCCCAGGTGAAGCTGACGATTTTGCGGGACGGGCAGACCCTTGAAAAGACATTGACCCGCCGGCAGGTCACGGTGGACCGGGTGGAGTGGCACATGATGGCGGATAACATCGGTTATATCCAGATATCCGAGTTCCGCGGCAATGCCCTGGAAAAGATGGAAGCGGCTATCGCCGAGATGAAGGACAAAGGGGCAAAGGGCATCGTTTTGGATCTGCGGGATAACCCGGGCGGGATGATGGATATCGTAGTCCCCATTGCGGATATGCTGTTGCCCGAGGGGCTGATCGTCTACACAGAAGATGTGAACGGCAACCGCCGCGAGGAAAAGAGCGATGCAGAAATGCTGGGCCTGCCGCTGACAGTCCTTATCAACGGGAATTCGGCCAGCGCCTCTGAGATTTTAGCCGGCGCGATTCAGGACTATGGGGCGGGGACGCTGATCGGCACCACAACCTACGGCAAAGGCATCGTGCAATCCATCATGCCTTACAAGGAGGATGGCGCGGCGTTGCAGATCACGACCTCGCGCTATTTCACCCCCAATGGACGGAACATCCACGGCGAGGGCATCGCCCCGGATATTACAGTTGAAATGCCGGAAGAGTTGCTGAAGAATCCCCAGGATCTTACAGAGGAGAACGACCCGCAACTGCAAAAGGCGCTGGAAGTATTGAAATCTGAAATCAAATGA
- a CDS encoding prepilin-type N-terminal cleavage/methylation domain-containing protein, with amino-acid sequence MKADKRQLHKGFTLVEAIVTVTILAILAAAAVPGIVNYITLAQQRARNETARTVFMAAQSALTNRYGNGQTQPAEGSVALQDIAPALPQQEIDQNSDNIGFLRLDQGQGAAGQALYDLLEPYIADKTVLNQSILIEFNVLNGNMLSAFYSDTSAPLGYAGAGYNVTDRTQDNLAANRTGYYGVDGTGKASAVEQIGDVEIALVDYTGQAAGHNINGGANYGILTLECLLPQNRGADFAYDITLKPANGMEESLHIVEKEGADSGLSLEAIGTNLTLEYALQNPFEVTRADGTVRHVAAYLTEEGDRELLVVVLDAVYPGMSIAENYPNIQPGALTASLTVSSGAQSKSANAGMVHAYYADETQTGDTVTYGVASVRHLHNIRYKAAAGFVQRQDIAMTDHAGRPLLWQPIGDAAGQSDTGFKGSYSGSDEAGNAYALQDLTVDGERAGLFDGLSQTAQVKDIALTYTEGYLERFDAADETARQAYFINGEKLAGGIAAYNAGKIEHCMVDGRVTSGASEGQAGGIAGQNDGGSITLSVNGADVSAGKLAGGIAAGNLGKGSVESCTVLCDVQAHESAGYAGGIVGANEQRAAVLKCMAAANVQAGKAAGGVAASSQGELRYCEVGTASGLQEGAPAIVGTPYFGAYADGSQSDYKPDRGTVQNNIFTISATGKGARAGGIAGEMAGGSLYYCVNASKVEAADAGDAGGLVGVTGESGGLGVRSSYNAGDVAGGATAGGLVGSHSSKIEDCYNTGLVNVRTKLSTEYGFSAYVVDEALHPEALSGGLAGINHGSIARAYNAQYVGDAFGGAVGLNLADMEGCAFLQNMHNRTALCRTQIDGEPKQLTGVEMLDAKTLRQSRMGQLLPNAQGNGVGVYEYPYPYLNVKDSDCALAAGFHRTPYQMVLEDVARVRIAEKEGGLLEVHFMFREKAADLVLHTDQGDVVFAIDETTRRKAEQFSAIDYGQGLHATMGWYGNLAGDTDYAYCDGAAMRLNAESPDYADGYRYEFVLWISWPKGGAQDNQYLPEKAASCTAKLYPYGKGGGQDELPWAQSQEVTTTYEGQQPDDLVTSEQSRERTTAIHFWLPEGQIDEVLKIELTFLFQNGEETFSIKPEMLRQPYRTDGVGQAIQAWNGGRGPVDSIAGGGSHQYPFYEQAPSANSGYREYVAVLLWDEAGNQGWNGLSGLGKPFQVKLSYTLADGSGFEYLSPPYEGVQK; translated from the coding sequence ATGAAAGCAGACAAGAGGCAATTGCATAAGGGCTTTACACTGGTGGAGGCCATCGTCACAGTGACGATTCTGGCGATTTTGGCAGCTGCGGCGGTGCCGGGCATCGTCAACTATATTACTTTAGCCCAGCAAAGAGCCAGAAATGAGACCGCGCGTACCGTGTTTATGGCGGCCCAGAGCGCGCTGACCAACCGCTATGGCAACGGGCAGACCCAACCGGCGGAAGGCAGTGTGGCGCTGCAAGATATTGCCCCGGCGCTGCCCCAGCAGGAGATCGACCAGAATAGCGATAATATCGGCTTTTTGCGTTTAGATCAGGGTCAGGGGGCCGCAGGCCAGGCTTTGTACGATCTGCTGGAACCCTATATTGCCGACAAGACGGTTTTGAATCAGTCGATCCTGATTGAATTTAATGTGCTAAACGGAAATATGCTCTCCGCATTTTACAGCGATACTTCAGCGCCCTTAGGCTACGCAGGGGCTGGCTACAACGTGACCGACCGAACGCAGGATAACCTTGCGGCCAACCGTACGGGCTATTATGGCGTGGACGGTACGGGCAAGGCCAGCGCGGTAGAGCAGATTGGAGATGTGGAGATCGCGCTTGTGGACTATACCGGGCAGGCGGCGGGGCATAACATCAATGGCGGCGCCAATTACGGAATTTTGACGCTGGAATGCCTGCTGCCGCAAAACCGGGGCGCTGATTTTGCGTATGACATTACCCTTAAACCCGCCAATGGGATGGAGGAGAGCCTGCATATCGTTGAAAAAGAGGGAGCGGACAGCGGCCTTTCGCTGGAGGCTATCGGCACGAACCTGACGCTGGAATACGCGCTGCAAAATCCCTTTGAAGTGACCCGGGCAGATGGAACGGTGCGCCATGTAGCGGCTTATCTGACGGAGGAAGGGGACCGGGAATTGCTGGTTGTGGTGCTGGACGCGGTATACCCCGGGATGAGCATCGCCGAGAATTATCCCAATATCCAGCCGGGCGCCTTAACGGCCTCCCTTACGGTATCCAGCGGCGCGCAGAGCAAAAGCGCCAATGCCGGCATGGTGCACGCTTATTATGCCGACGAGACCCAGACGGGTGACACGGTGACCTATGGCGTTGCCAGCGTGCGGCACCTGCATAACATTCGCTATAAGGCGGCCGCCGGTTTTGTGCAAAGGCAGGATATCGCCATGACGGATCATGCGGGCAGGCCGTTGCTTTGGCAGCCCATTGGCGATGCCGCGGGGCAGAGCGATACCGGTTTTAAGGGCAGTTATTCCGGCTCGGACGAGGCGGGCAACGCCTATGCGCTGCAGGACCTGACTGTGGATGGCGAACGGGCGGGCCTTTTTGATGGGCTATCGCAAACGGCGCAGGTTAAGGATATTGCCCTGACCTATACGGAGGGCTATTTGGAGCGCTTTGACGCGGCGGATGAGACGGCGCGGCAAGCGTATTTTATCAATGGGGAGAAGCTAGCCGGCGGCATTGCGGCGTACAATGCGGGAAAGATCGAGCATTGTATGGTGGATGGACGCGTGACCTCCGGCGCAAGTGAAGGCCAGGCCGGCGGTATTGCCGGGCAGAATGACGGCGGGTCCATCACCTTAAGTGTGAATGGGGCAGATGTCAGCGCGGGTAAGCTGGCAGGAGGCATCGCGGCGGGGAACCTAGGCAAGGGCAGCGTGGAGAGCTGTACGGTATTGTGTGACGTGCAGGCGCACGAAAGCGCAGGTTACGCCGGAGGGATCGTAGGGGCCAATGAGCAAAGGGCCGCCGTTCTCAAATGCATGGCCGCCGCCAATGTTCAGGCGGGAAAAGCAGCCGGCGGCGTGGCGGCTAGCAGCCAGGGTGAACTGCGTTACTGCGAGGTAGGTACCGCCAGCGGTCTGCAAGAGGGGGCGCCGGCCATCGTCGGCACGCCCTACTTTGGCGCCTATGCCGATGGCAGCCAATCGGATTACAAGCCGGACCGGGGAACGGTACAAAACAATATCTTTACCATCAGCGCCACGGGCAAGGGCGCGCGGGCCGGCGGTATTGCTGGCGAGATGGCGGGCGGCTCCCTTTACTATTGCGTGAACGCGTCCAAAGTGGAAGCGGCCGATGCGGGAGACGCCGGCGGGCTGGTCGGGGTGACCGGAGAAAGCGGCGGCCTGGGCGTGCGCTCTAGCTATAATGCGGGAGACGTGGCGGGCGGCGCCACGGCCGGTGGACTGGTGGGCAGCCACTCTAGCAAGATAGAGGATTGCTATAATACCGGGCTTGTAAATGTGAGGACAAAGCTGTCCACTGAATATGGATTCAGCGCTTATGTCGTGGATGAGGCGCTGCACCCAGAGGCGCTATCCGGCGGGCTGGCGGGGATCAACCACGGATCTATCGCCCGCGCTTACAACGCCCAATATGTGGGGGATGCGTTTGGCGGCGCGGTGGGCCTAAACCTTGCGGATATGGAAGGGTGCGCATTTTTGCAGAACATGCACAACCGCACGGCGCTCTGCCGCACACAGATAGATGGGGAACCAAAGCAGCTGACGGGTGTAGAGATGTTGGACGCGAAAACCCTGCGGCAAAGCCGGATGGGGCAACTGCTGCCCAACGCGCAGGGGAATGGCGTTGGCGTCTATGAATACCCTTATCCCTATCTCAATGTGAAGGATTCAGACTGTGCGCTGGCCGCTGGCTTCCATCGTACGCCCTATCAGATGGTGCTGGAGGACGTGGCGCGGGTGCGCATTGCGGAAAAAGAGGGCGGCCTGTTGGAAGTGCACTTTATGTTCCGCGAAAAGGCGGCCGACCTTGTACTGCATACCGACCAGGGCGATGTGGTTTTCGCCATTGATGAAACGACCCGCCGTAAGGCGGAACAATTCAGCGCCATTGATTACGGACAGGGGCTGCACGCCACCATGGGCTGGTATGGCAACTTAGCGGGCGATACGGATTACGCTTATTGTGACGGCGCGGCCATGCGGCTGAATGCCGAAAGTCCGGACTATGCGGATGGCTACCGCTATGAATTTGTGCTGTGGATCAGCTGGCCCAAGGGCGGCGCGCAGGATAACCAATATCTGCCCGAAAAAGCGGCCTCCTGCACCGCAAAGCTATACCCCTACGGAAAGGGCGGCGGGCAAGATGAGCTGCCCTGGGCCCAGAGCCAGGAGGTGACCACCACCTATGAAGGCCAGCAGCCGGATGATCTGGTTACGAGTGAACAGAGCCGGGAGCGGACCACGGCGATCCACTTCTGGCTGCCGGAAGGGCAGATAGATGAGGTGCTTAAGATCGAGCTGACTTTTCTATTCCAAAATGGGGAGGAAACCTTCTCCATCAAGCCGGAAATGCTGCGCCAGCCCTACCGTACAGACGGCGTTGGCCAGGCGATACAGGCTTGGAATGGAGGCCGCGGGCCGGTAGATTCCATTGCGGGCGGCGGCAGCCATCAGTATCCGTTCTACGAGCAGGCGCCTTCGGCCAATTCGGGCTACAGGGAATATGTGGCTGTACTGCTGTGGGATGAGGCGGGCAACCAGGGGTGGAATGGCCTTTCCGGCCTGGGCAAGCCTTTCCAGGTCAAGCTCAGCTATACTTTGGCGGATGGTTCCGGGTTTGAATACCTCTCTCCGCCGTATGAAGGGGTGCAAAAGTGA
- a CDS encoding GspE/PulE family protein, translated as MKNIPIGEVLRQYGYITEEQLGHALDYQKQHGDKRLGAILIELGFVTEKQMLEALALRMNLQMVDLGTYQVDVAAVEKIPKALAQRYNLIAVALKGSRIAIVMSDPLNFYAIEDVRQLTQLTPEILLDVTANIDRAIEYYYAEIDARATATWANAAVTAEPVEAAEDTDEAAPVVQVLNSLLMRGYSINASDIHIEPFEEHVAVRMRMDGVITDYVTLSSSLLQSLIARIKILSNLDIAERRLPQDGHFRTTVEGVEINARVSIIPTVFGEKAVIRFLLAKAVVDDAQRYGMTQDNYDKFGHMLASPHGIIYITGPTGSGKTTTLYMVLEKLAQRMVNISTIEDPVERNLARVNQMQVNTVAGLTFERGLRALLRQDPDIIMVGETRDSETASISVRAAITGHLVLSTLHTNDAISSIVRLRDMGIPSYLVANSLVGLVAQRLMRKVCPYCGESYTADLTERQALGVDRMVSLKRGAGCHMCNDTGYRGRTAVHEVVLIDKGLRRLITEEAPMDDIAGYVRAHQQFVTLKDAARDLVLGGVTTMEEYYKVSYYAD; from the coding sequence ATGAAAAATATACCCATTGGCGAAGTGCTGCGCCAGTACGGCTATATCACCGAGGAGCAGCTGGGGCATGCGCTGGATTACCAGAAACAGCATGGCGATAAGCGCCTGGGCGCGATCCTGATCGAGCTGGGCTTTGTAACGGAAAAGCAGATGCTAGAGGCGCTTGCCCTGCGCATGAACCTTCAGATGGTGGACCTTGGCACCTATCAGGTAGATGTGGCCGCGGTGGAAAAGATCCCCAAGGCGCTGGCGCAGCGGTATAATCTCATCGCCGTGGCGCTAAAGGGCAGCCGGATCGCCATCGTCATGAGCGATCCGCTGAATTTCTATGCCATAGAAGACGTACGTCAACTGACACAGCTGACGCCGGAAATATTGCTGGATGTGACGGCCAATATCGACCGGGCGATCGAATACTATTATGCGGAGATCGACGCGCGGGCTACGGCGACCTGGGCTAATGCCGCCGTTACGGCCGAACCGGTAGAGGCCGCCGAGGATACGGACGAGGCCGCGCCGGTGGTACAGGTGCTCAACAGCCTTTTGATGCGGGGATACAGCATCAACGCCAGCGATATCCACATCGAGCCCTTTGAGGAACACGTAGCGGTGCGCATGCGCATGGACGGCGTGATCACCGACTATGTCACGCTCTCCAGCTCCCTGCTCCAGTCGCTGATCGCCCGCATCAAGATCCTTTCAAACCTGGATATAGCCGAGCGCCGGCTGCCTCAGGACGGGCATTTCCGCACCACGGTAGAAGGGGTGGAGATCAACGCCCGCGTGTCTATCATCCCCACCGTATTTGGCGAAAAGGCGGTGATCCGCTTTCTGCTGGCCAAAGCCGTGGTGGACGATGCACAGCGCTATGGCATGACGCAGGATAATTACGACAAGTTCGGCCATATGCTGGCCTCGCCCCATGGCATAATCTATATCACCGGCCCTACGGGCTCGGGCAAGACCACCACGCTTTATATGGTGCTAGAGAAGCTGGCCCAGCGCATGGTCAATATCTCCACCATTGAGGACCCGGTGGAGCGCAACCTGGCGCGGGTAAACCAGATGCAGGTCAATACCGTGGCGGGGCTGACATTTGAGCGGGGCCTGCGGGCGCTGCTGCGCCAGGACCCGGATATTATCATGGTGGGCGAAACGCGGGACAGCGAAACGGCCTCGATCTCCGTGCGCGCGGCCATCACGGGGCATCTGGTGCTTTCGACCCTGCATACCAACGATGCGATCTCTTCCATCGTCCGCCTGCGGGATATGGGCATCCCATCCTATCTGGTAGCCAACTCGCTGGTGGGCCTGGTAGCCCAGCGGCTGATGCGCAAGGTTTGCCCCTATTGCGGGGAAAGCTATACAGCAGACCTGACAGAGCGCCAGGCGCTGGGGGTGGACCGGATGGTATCCCTCAAAAGGGGTGCGGGCTGCCATATGTGCAATGACACCGGATACCGGGGGCGCACGGCCGTGCATGAGGTAGTGCTGATCGATAAGGGGCTGCGCCGCCTAATTACCGAAGAGGCGCCGATGGACGATATCGCCGGATATGTGCGCGCGCATCAGCAGTTTGTTACGCTGAAGGATGCGGCGCGGGACCTGGTGCTTGGGGGCGTGACCACGATGGAAGAATATTACAAGGTATCCTATTATGCCGATTAG
- a CDS encoding type IV pilus modification PilV family protein has protein sequence MGRKVDRAGFKTVMRQALGCRGETLVEAIVSFAVILIVLLGATVLVQSAINLNRRAYESMEALEMDMAAIEKDNGPTSAAAPDGALRLSVGDVLIDVPVLQKEQGQLRYFMPIPGGIAP, from the coding sequence GTGGGACGAAAAGTGGACCGTGCAGGATTTAAGACAGTGATGCGCCAGGCGCTGGGATGCCGGGGCGAAACGCTGGTGGAGGCCATCGTCAGCTTTGCGGTGATTCTGATCGTTTTGTTGGGGGCGACGGTTTTAGTTCAAAGCGCCATAAACTTAAACCGGCGCGCCTATGAGAGCATGGAGGCGCTGGAAATGGATATGGCCGCCATCGAAAAAGATAACGGCCCCACCAGCGCCGCAGCGCCGGATGGCGCACTGCGCCTAAGCGTTGGCGATGTGCTGATCGATGTACCGGTCCTGCAAAAAGAGCAGGGGCAGCTGCGGTATTTTATGCCCATACCAGGGGGGATAGCGCCATGA
- a CDS encoding type IV pilus twitching motility protein PilT — translation MTIDALIAIAREQGCSDIHLTEGMPVSLRLHGSLVPCSAALEEGQVREMILSLCDARRQEALERGEDQDFAWQAPDGTRQRVNIYRHRLGLAAAIRLLSDHIPTLAELNLPPAVQQLADQPRGLILVTGPTGSGKSTTLAAMIDHLSRTRPAHILTVEDPIEYVFAQNRAMVHQREVGENVPSFASALRSALREDPDIILVGEMRDYETISTAVTAAETGHLVLSTLHTTGAAQTIDRIVDTCPPQGQQQMRTQLSLILRGVITQQLLPLASGGGRTVATEILIGTDAVGNLIRENKCHQLGTLMQSGGAQRMHTLSASLAALVRQGKITRETALQYAADAGDLRQYLD, via the coding sequence ATGACCATTGACGCGCTGATTGCCATCGCGCGGGAGCAGGGCTGCTCCGATATCCACCTAACAGAGGGAATGCCGGTCTCGCTGCGCCTGCACGGGAGCCTGGTGCCCTGCAGCGCAGCGCTGGAGGAGGGGCAGGTGCGGGAGATGATCCTTTCTCTGTGTGATGCGCGCAGACAAGAGGCGCTGGAGCGCGGGGAGGATCAGGACTTTGCTTGGCAGGCACCCGATGGAACGCGCCAACGGGTGAACATTTACCGCCACCGGTTGGGCCTGGCGGCGGCTATCCGCCTGCTCAGCGACCATATCCCTACCCTGGCGGAGCTGAACCTGCCGCCTGCGGTACAGCAGCTGGCCGATCAGCCCCGGGGGCTGATCCTGGTGACCGGCCCAACGGGCAGCGGTAAGTCTACCACGCTGGCCGCGATGATCGACCACCTATCCCGTACCCGCCCGGCGCATATCCTGACGGTGGAAGATCCGATCGAATATGTTTTTGCGCAAAACAGGGCGATGGTACACCAGCGCGAAGTGGGGGAAAACGTCCCCTCCTTTGCCAGCGCCCTGCGCTCTGCGCTGCGTGAGGACCCGGATATCATTCTGGTGGGCGAGATGCGGGATTATGAGACGATTTCTACCGCCGTTACCGCGGCGGAGACCGGGCACCTGGTGCTTTCGACTTTGCACACCACCGGCGCTGCGCAGACCATTGACCGGATTGTGGATACCTGCCCGCCTCAGGGACAGCAGCAGATGCGCACGCAGCTTTCGCTGATCTTGCGGGGGGTAATCACTCAGCAGCTGTTGCCGCTGGCCTCGGGCGGAGGGCGCACGGTCGCTACCGAGATATTGATCGGCACCGATGCGGTGGGTAACCTGATCCGCGAGAACAAATGCCACCAGCTGGGTACGCTGATGCAATCCGGAGGGGCGCAGAGGATGCATACATTAAGCGCCAGCCTGGCCGCCTTAGTCCGCCAGGGCAAGATCACCCGGGAGACCGCGCTGCAGTACGCAGCGGATGCCGGCGACCTGCGCCAGTACCTGGATTGA
- a CDS encoding DUF362 domain-containing protein: MQKSKVYFTKAITPEAMIKMFDVLSVQLPGKVAAKVHSGEIGNQNFIRPDFMKPIVDHVQGTITESNTAYDGKRNNTKAHWETMQQHGWTQIATVDILDEEGDMQLPIPSGKRIKTNYVGGHLANYDSMLVLSHFKGHPMGGFGGALKNISIGIASSFGKAYIHGAGKPEEIWTADHDSFLEAMADADRSIMDYFKDKIAFINVMCNMSVDCDCCAVAEDPKIGDIGILSSLDPVALDQACLDLVYSSEDPGKADLIERIESRNGVHTVEAAAALGVGSRKYELICVD; this comes from the coding sequence ATGCAAAAATCCAAGGTCTACTTTACCAAAGCGATCACGCCTGAAGCCATGATCAAGATGTTTGACGTTTTATCCGTCCAATTGCCCGGGAAGGTGGCCGCCAAAGTCCACTCCGGCGAGATCGGCAACCAAAACTTTATCCGCCCTGATTTTATGAAGCCCATCGTCGATCACGTGCAGGGCACCATCACCGAATCCAATACGGCCTATGACGGCAAGCGCAACAACACCAAAGCGCATTGGGAAACCATGCAGCAGCACGGTTGGACGCAGATCGCCACGGTCGATATTCTGGATGAAGAGGGCGATATGCAGCTGCCCATTCCCTCCGGCAAGCGCATCAAGACCAATTATGTGGGCGGCCACCTGGCCAATTACGATTCGATGTTGGTCCTTTCCCACTTTAAGGGGCACCCCATGGGTGGCTTTGGCGGCGCGCTGAAGAATATCTCCATCGGTATTGCCTCCTCCTTTGGCAAGGCGTATATCCACGGCGCCGGCAAGCCCGAGGAGATTTGGACGGCCGACCACGATTCTTTCCTGGAAGCTATGGCCGATGCGGACCGCTCGATCATGGACTATTTTAAGGATAAAATCGCCTTCATCAATGTCATGTGCAACATGTCGGTAGACTGTGATTGCTGCGCCGTTGCCGAAGATCCCAAGATCGGGGATATCGGCATCCTCTCTTCGCTGGATCCGGTGGCGCTGGATCAGGCTTGTCTGGATCTGGTCTATAGCTCGGAGGATCCCGGCAAGGCCGATCTGATCGAGCGGATCGAATCCCGTAACGGCGTGCACACCGTTGAGGCGGCCGCGGCGCTGGGCGTGGGCAGCCGGAAGTATGAGCTGATCTGCGTGGACTAA
- the pilM gene encoding type IV pilus biogenesis protein PilM, giving the protein MITSIYIANERVQVVMGEAGRRGLKIQTHAATPLPEGVMINGVITDERALRAALEQLRRDYPSLKWQNVRLCIDSSAIYYKQMRLPALRPKRMLELVRGEFADMENAQELLCDYAVLQPRAQEGGVEALLCAVKREMVESYVQLLKESGIALGAVNTALDSQIKLVRNLPALREQTFIIMVLDGNVLGAAVFVKGQFRFANRSRLLAERGSEGLQAEVERAVSTLIQFNQSQKSGEAVTHLYLAGLRPQERELQAEVCRAFGLRVGQLSQGGCEIDAPDGFDMADYAYAAGNLFDF; this is encoded by the coding sequence ATGATTACCTCGATTTATATTGCTAATGAGCGCGTGCAGGTCGTCATGGGCGAGGCGGGGAGACGGGGCTTGAAGATACAGACGCATGCCGCCACCCCGCTGCCGGAAGGCGTGATGATCAATGGCGTTATCACCGATGAGCGGGCGCTGCGTGCGGCTTTAGAGCAGCTGCGCAGGGATTATCCCAGCCTGAAATGGCAAAATGTGCGGCTGTGCATCGACTCTAGCGCGATTTATTATAAACAGATGCGCCTGCCCGCCCTGCGGCCCAAAAGAATGCTGGAGCTGGTACGGGGAGAGTTTGCGGATATGGAGAACGCGCAGGAGTTGCTGTGCGATTATGCGGTGCTGCAGCCGCGGGCGCAGGAAGGCGGCGTAGAGGCGCTGCTGTGCGCGGTCAAGCGGGAGATGGTAGAGAGCTATGTGCAGCTTTTAAAAGAGAGCGGCATTGCCCTTGGCGCGGTCAATACGGCGCTGGACAGCCAGATCAAGCTGGTGCGCAATTTACCTGCGCTGCGGGAACAGACCTTTATTATCATGGTGCTGGATGGCAATGTGCTGGGGGCCGCCGTCTTTGTAAAGGGGCAGTTTCGCTTTGCCAACCGTTCGCGGCTGTTGGCCGAACGGGGGAGCGAGGGGCTGCAGGCCGAGGTGGAACGCGCGGTATCCACGCTGATCCAGTTTAACCAATCCCAAAAAAGCGGCGAAGCGGTCACGCACTTGTACCTGGCAGGGCTGCGGCCCCAGGAGCGGGAACTGCAGGCCGAGGTTTGCCGTGCATTCGGGCTCAGGGTCGGCCAGCTATCCCAAGGCGGATGCGAGATCGACGCCCCGGACGGCTTTGATATGGCAGATTATGCCTACGCCGCCGGCAATCTATTTGATTTTTAG
- a CDS encoding prepilin-type N-terminal cleavage/methylation domain-containing protein — protein sequence MRKGGFTLVEAIVALAVAAIFSLCASMLVGPILKIYRQVATRSDGQLIVGNVMDAIRKETAYAQSLTVADEVTLDLGDGKITLSPEGYLETDGELAFAEGYYNGKKLQMTCAQAGKDQADVTLSVYTQDRELCRVSARVSPLRNVLARTYSIYEPEGMRQITLETAKNHTGWNANNDIFADVYQNIYGGAVPEYSMDNILSKERRQALLDAATEQYGPYSPKLKRYKELLNDTYYLAVGVTKTTLVPIVYVTNSPGTLNNQPHASMTMVYFDYAWYFPAENSGYYLPQFNGKTEEEIRSLLADETQWIPVSKLRG from the coding sequence ATGAGAAAAGGAGGATTCACGCTGGTCGAAGCCATTGTGGCGCTGGCGGTAGCGGCGATATTTTCACTTTGCGCTTCGATGCTGGTGGGGCCTATCCTGAAGATCTACCGGCAGGTAGCGACCCGCTCGGATGGACAGTTGATCGTCGGCAACGTGATGGATGCCATCCGCAAGGAGACGGCATATGCCCAATCGCTGACTGTGGCCGACGAGGTTACACTGGACCTGGGGGACGGTAAGATTACGCTGTCCCCGGAGGGGTACCTGGAAACGGATGGCGAGCTGGCCTTTGCCGAAGGTTATTATAATGGTAAAAAGCTGCAGATGACCTGCGCCCAAGCGGGGAAGGATCAGGCGGACGTGACGTTGTCAGTCTATACGCAGGACAGGGAACTGTGCCGCGTGAGCGCGCGGGTCAGCCCGCTGCGCAACGTGCTTGCGCGTACCTATAGTATTTATGAGCCGGAGGGTATGCGCCAGATCACTTTGGAAACGGCGAAGAACCATACGGGCTGGAACGCCAATAACGATATTTTTGCTGACGTATACCAGAATATCTACGGCGGAGCTGTGCCAGAGTATTCGATGGACAACATCCTCTCTAAAGAACGGCGCCAGGCGCTGCTGGACGCGGCCACCGAACAATACGGGCCGTACAGCCCCAAGCTAAAACGCTATAAGGAGCTGCTCAACGATACCTATTATCTGGCGGTGGGCGTAACCAAGACCACGCTGGTGCCCATCGTTTATGTGACCAATTCGCCGGGAACGCTGAACAATCAGCCCCATGCCTCAATGACCATGGTGTATTTTGATTATGCCTGGTATTTTCCGGCGGAGAATTCGGGCTATTACCTCCCGCAGTTTAACGGCAAGACTGAAGAGGAGATTCGATCGCTTTTGGCGGATGAAACGCAGTGGATCCCGGTATCCAAGCTACGCGGATAG